In Verrucomicrobiota bacterium JB022, the genomic stretch CACGCCTGCAGCCTTGTCGACGGCGTTTCCACCCTCCAGTGGAGCGACCTCCAGCCGACCGACCTCGACTAGGCCCGCCCGCCTTTAGGTTCCATAACTGCTAGTATAGTTCCTGTATATCGAAAAGCCCTTCCGGCACCGGAGGGGCTTTTTGGTGGAAGGAATGAGGGGAACTCACGCAGAGGCGCTGAGCAACTGTGTTTCTATGCAAGTGAGGTTTGCAGTTTTTGTGCGATGAGGATTGCGCGCAAGTGTAGAAGCAGTTTTCGCATGACGGCCACGAGGGCGACTTTATAAGGCTTTCCGCGAGCGCGTAAGCGCTCGAAGTAAGGTTTCAGGACAGGGTTGTGGATGACTGCGGTTCTGGCGGCC encodes the following:
- a CDS encoding IS110 family transposase; amino-acid sequence: AARTAVIHNPVLKPYFERLRARGKPYKVALVAVMRKLLLHLRAILIAQKLQTSLA